In Cygnus atratus isolate AKBS03 ecotype Queensland, Australia chromosome 5, CAtr_DNAZoo_HiC_assembly, whole genome shotgun sequence, a single window of DNA contains:
- the DMAC2L gene encoding ATP synthase subunit s, mitochondrial isoform X1, with amino-acid sequence MPVGRAVPTARSLGKVLAPGASRHFWGWLNAVFNKVDYERIQAVGPDRAASEWLLRCGALVRYQGSEKWQQDYNGLPTGPLGKYKIEAINATESCIMYRGFDYLDGLEHVSEIKLQKCIYIQDECLKRLSETKNLQKSLLQLKIISCGNVTDKGIIALHKLTNLEYLYLSDLPGIRQKETTARVLQQALPNLELELDLE; translated from the exons ATGCCGGTGGGCAGAGCCGTGCCAACAGCACGCAGCCTGGGCAAGGTGCTGGCTCCGGGCGCGAGCAGACACTTCTGGGGGTGGCTGAACGCCGTGTTCAACAA AGTGGACTATGAACGCATACAAGCAGTTGGACCAGACAGGGCAGCTTCAGAGTGGCTGCTGCGGTGCGGTGCCTTGGTGCGCTATCAAGGCTCTGAGAAATGGCAGCAGGACTACAACGGTCTCCCCACTGGGCCCTTGGGGAAATACAAGATAGAAGCAATTAATGCCACCGAGTCTTGTATCATGTACAGAGGATTTGACTATTTGG aTGGTCTCGAACATGTTTCAGAAATCAAGCTGCAGAAGTGTATTTACATACAAGACGAGTGTCTGAAGAGGCTCAGTGAGACTAAGAATCTACAGAAGAGTCTCCTGCAACTGAAGATAATTTCCTGTGGGAACGTCACAGATAAAGGCATCATTGCACTTCACAAGCTGAC GAACCTTGAATATTTGTATCTGAGTGACCTTCCTGGAATAAGACAGAAAGAAACTACTGCTCGCGTCCTTCAGCAGGCACTGCCAAACTTAGAGCTGGAGCTGGATTTAGAATAA
- the DMAC2L gene encoding ATP synthase subunit s, mitochondrial isoform X2, whose amino-acid sequence MPVGRAVPTARSLGKVLAPGASRHFWGWLNAVFNKVDYERIQAVGPDRAASEWLLRCGALVRYQGSEKWQQDYNGLPTGPLGKYKIEAINATESCIMYRGFDYLDGLEHVSEIKLQKCIYIQDECLKRLSETKNLQKSLLQLKIISCGNVTDKGIIALHKLTVSCNFH is encoded by the exons ATGCCGGTGGGCAGAGCCGTGCCAACAGCACGCAGCCTGGGCAAGGTGCTGGCTCCGGGCGCGAGCAGACACTTCTGGGGGTGGCTGAACGCCGTGTTCAACAA AGTGGACTATGAACGCATACAAGCAGTTGGACCAGACAGGGCAGCTTCAGAGTGGCTGCTGCGGTGCGGTGCCTTGGTGCGCTATCAAGGCTCTGAGAAATGGCAGCAGGACTACAACGGTCTCCCCACTGGGCCCTTGGGGAAATACAAGATAGAAGCAATTAATGCCACCGAGTCTTGTATCATGTACAGAGGATTTGACTATTTGG aTGGTCTCGAACATGTTTCAGAAATCAAGCTGCAGAAGTGTATTTACATACAAGACGAGTGTCTGAAGAGGCTCAGTGAGACTAAGAATCTACAGAAGAGTCTCCTGCAACTGAAGATAATTTCCTGTGGGAACGTCACAGATAAAGGCATCATTGCACTTCACAAGCTGAC GGTATCTTGTAACTTTCATTGA
- the L2HGDH gene encoding L-2-hydroxyglutarate dehydrogenase, mitochondrial isoform X1, which produces MAAAALLRPRAGGGGPGALWRTQRRQRSTFDVAVVGAGIVGLASARELVLRHPELAFAVLEKEQELAHHQSGHNSGVIHSGIYYTPGSLKAKLCVQGAALCYEYCDQKGIPYKQCGKLIVAVEQDEIPRLKALYERGLQNNVRGLKLIGSKEIQAKEPFCRGLMALDSPYTGIVNYKQVAESYAEDFQEAGGTILTDFEVTGMEMAKESSSESADGLKYPVIVRNSKGEEIYCRHIVTCAGLYSDRLSEISGCSPEPRIVPFRGDYLVLKPEKCYMVKGNIYPVPNPRFPFLGFHFTPRMDGSVWLGPNAVLAFKREGYKLFDFSTTDFFDAVLYSGLWKLVLRNLSYGLSEMYRACFLSAQVKELQKFIPEVTVNDVLRGPSGVRAQALDSDGNLVDDFVFDGGTGDIGSRILHVRNAPSPAATSSLAIAKMIADEVKRRFEL; this is translated from the exons atggcggcggcggcgctgctacggccgcgggcgggcggcggcgggcccggGGCGCTGTGGCGGACCCAGCGCCGCCAGCGCAG CACTTTCGACGTGGCCGTGGTCGGTGCGGGCATCGTGGGGCTCGCCTCCGCCCGGGAGCTGGTTCTGAGGCACCCCGAGCTCGCCTTCGCCGtgctggagaaggagcaggagctAG CTCATCACCAGAGCGGACATAACAGCGGTGTAATTCACAGTGGAATTTACTACACACCTGGATCTCTGAAAGCTAAGCTGTGTGTGCAGGGTGCAGCTCTCTGCTATGAGTACTGTGACCAGAAGGGAATTCCATATAAACAGTGTGGGAAG CTAATCGTAGCCGTTGAACAAGATGAAATTCCAAGACTCAAAGCTCTGTATGAAAGAGGGCTGCAGAACAATGTCCGAGGTCTGAAATTGATTGgatcaaaagaaatacaagcaaAGGAACCCTTCTGCAGG GGTCTGATGGCCCTTGATTCTCCATATACTGGTATTGTGAATTATAAACAAGTGGCCGAATCCTATGCTGAAGACTTCCAGGAAGCAGGTGGAACAATCTTGACTGATTTTGAAGTTACAGGCATGGAGATGGCTAAAGAAAGTTCTTCAGAAAGTGCAGATG GACTGAAATACCCAGTCATTGTTAGGAACTCTAAG GGTGAGGAAATCTACTGTCGGCACATTGTGACCTGTGCAGGACTCTACTCAGACCGCCTGTCTGAAATCAGCGGCTGCAGCCCTGAGCCTCGTATTGTACCCTTCCGTGGGGATTATTTGGTGCTAAAACCAGAAAAGTGCTATATGgttaaaggaaacatttaccCG GTTCCTAATCCTCGGTTCCCGTTCCTGGGCTTTCATTTCACACCGAGAATGGATGGCAGCGTTTGGCTTGGTCCTAATGCAGTATTAGCCTTTAAGCGAGAGGGCTACAAATTGTTTGACTTCAGTACTACAGACTTCTTTGATGCCGTACTGTACAG tGGGTTATGGAAGCTTGTACTGAGAAACCTGTCGTATGGACTGAGTGAAATGTACAGAGCGTGTTTCCTTAGTGCACAGGTGAAGGAACTTCAGAAGTTCATACCAGAGGTCACCGTCAATGACGTACTcag GGGTCCCTCTGGAGTGAGAGCTCAAGCGTTGGACAGCGATGGAAATTTGGTAGATGACTTTGTATTTGATGGTGGCACGGGAGATATTGGAAGCAGAATTCTTCATGTCCGAAATgccccttctcctgctgctaCCTCCTCCCTTGCCATTGCAAAAATGATTGCAGATGAAGTGAAGCGAAGATTTGAATTGTGA
- the L2HGDH gene encoding L-2-hydroxyglutarate dehydrogenase, mitochondrial isoform X2 — protein sequence MTEGRSSAAHHQSGHNSGVIHSGIYYTPGSLKAKLCVQGAALCYEYCDQKGIPYKQCGKLIVAVEQDEIPRLKALYERGLQNNVRGLKLIGSKEIQAKEPFCRGLMALDSPYTGIVNYKQVAESYAEDFQEAGGTILTDFEVTGMEMAKESSSESADGLKYPVIVRNSKGEEIYCRHIVTCAGLYSDRLSEISGCSPEPRIVPFRGDYLVLKPEKCYMVKGNIYPVPNPRFPFLGFHFTPRMDGSVWLGPNAVLAFKREGYKLFDFSTTDFFDAVLYSGLWKLVLRNLSYGLSEMYRACFLSAQVKELQKFIPEVTVNDVLRGPSGVRAQALDSDGNLVDDFVFDGGTGDIGSRILHVRNAPSPAATSSLAIAKMIADEVKRRFEL from the exons ATGACTGAAGGAAGGAGCAGTGCAG CTCATCACCAGAGCGGACATAACAGCGGTGTAATTCACAGTGGAATTTACTACACACCTGGATCTCTGAAAGCTAAGCTGTGTGTGCAGGGTGCAGCTCTCTGCTATGAGTACTGTGACCAGAAGGGAATTCCATATAAACAGTGTGGGAAG CTAATCGTAGCCGTTGAACAAGATGAAATTCCAAGACTCAAAGCTCTGTATGAAAGAGGGCTGCAGAACAATGTCCGAGGTCTGAAATTGATTGgatcaaaagaaatacaagcaaAGGAACCCTTCTGCAGG GGTCTGATGGCCCTTGATTCTCCATATACTGGTATTGTGAATTATAAACAAGTGGCCGAATCCTATGCTGAAGACTTCCAGGAAGCAGGTGGAACAATCTTGACTGATTTTGAAGTTACAGGCATGGAGATGGCTAAAGAAAGTTCTTCAGAAAGTGCAGATG GACTGAAATACCCAGTCATTGTTAGGAACTCTAAG GGTGAGGAAATCTACTGTCGGCACATTGTGACCTGTGCAGGACTCTACTCAGACCGCCTGTCTGAAATCAGCGGCTGCAGCCCTGAGCCTCGTATTGTACCCTTCCGTGGGGATTATTTGGTGCTAAAACCAGAAAAGTGCTATATGgttaaaggaaacatttaccCG GTTCCTAATCCTCGGTTCCCGTTCCTGGGCTTTCATTTCACACCGAGAATGGATGGCAGCGTTTGGCTTGGTCCTAATGCAGTATTAGCCTTTAAGCGAGAGGGCTACAAATTGTTTGACTTCAGTACTACAGACTTCTTTGATGCCGTACTGTACAG tGGGTTATGGAAGCTTGTACTGAGAAACCTGTCGTATGGACTGAGTGAAATGTACAGAGCGTGTTTCCTTAGTGCACAGGTGAAGGAACTTCAGAAGTTCATACCAGAGGTCACCGTCAATGACGTACTcag GGGTCCCTCTGGAGTGAGAGCTCAAGCGTTGGACAGCGATGGAAATTTGGTAGATGACTTTGTATTTGATGGTGGCACGGGAGATATTGGAAGCAGAATTCTTCATGTCCGAAATgccccttctcctgctgctaCCTCCTCCCTTGCCATTGCAAAAATGATTGCAGATGAAGTGAAGCGAAGATTTGAATTGTGA